The genome window CGTTCGGGCCCCGGCGTCGTGGGCGCAACCACGAGCGGGGTCATCGCCGCGGGAGCCGTGCTCGGCAGGAACCTCCTCGCCGAGGTCCGCGGCGGACGGGTGTTCGCCGACCCGGCCCTGCTCGGCCCGCGCGACGAGGACCGGGACGCGCTCAAGGCGTCCCGCAACCTGCGTCCCGCGTCGGGACCGGCTGCCCGCGCAGACACACTGTCCAACTAGGACAGGCGGTTGCCGGTCCGGTCCGCGGGCCCTGCACGACGGACCGGCGCGTGCCACACTCTCCAGACGATGGACCGGGAGCGAGTACGCGCGTGGGTCACCGCCTACGAGAGGGCGTGGCGGGCCCCGGGCACCGACGGCCTCTCCGAGTTGTTCACCCCCGACGCGAGCTACCAGCAGTCGCCGTACAAGGAACCGGTGCTGGGGCTGCCCGCCATCTCGCGCATGTGGGAGGCCGAACGCGAGGGCCCCGACGAGACGTTCCAGATGACGAG of Saccharopolyspora erythraea contains these proteins:
- a CDS encoding YybH family protein; translation: MDRERVRAWVTAYERAWRAPGTDGLSELFTPDASYQQSPYKEPVLGLPAISRMWEAEREGPDETFQMTSGLVAVDGDTAVVRLEVQYGEPVRQEYRDLWIIEFAPDGRCRAFEEWPFLPGQRYSAAEP